The Thalassospira sp. TSL5-1 sequence CAGCAAAAACTGTTATGGGCCGATGCGGTGTTATTTACCTTTCCCCTGTGGTGGTTTAGCGCGCCTGCCATCTTAAAAGGCTGGTTTGACCGGGTCTTTACCTATGGCTTTGCCTATGGGGTGGGGGAGCATGGCGGCGAACGCTGGGGGGATCGTTATGGTGAAGGCGTGTTGGCCGGTCGGCGGGCAATGGTGATTGTGCCGATCGGCGGCCGTGCACCGCATTATAGCGACCGGGGGGTGAATGGCAGCCTGGATGATATTCTATGGCCCATCCAGCACGGAACGCTGTTTTACCCGGGATTTGAGGTGGTTCCTGCCTTTCCGGTGTATCAAAGCGACCGGATGGATGATGAAAACTGGGGCAAGGTCCGGGCGGATTTGAAAGATCGGCTGGACCAGTTATTTACCATGCCAACCATTGCTTTTCGCACCCAGAATGGCGGACATTATGACGCGCATCAACGGCTGAAGCCCGGCCTTGGTGCGGGTGCGGGGGGCACACATATTCATTTGTTACAACCCAGGGACCCGGTTGAAACGGTTCCCCGGCCTGCGCGTACCCCCCGCTAACACCTGTTACGTGCCGCTTATTTTCCGTCTTTGGCGGCAATAATGTCGGCCTGGTGCACCATGACTTCGGCCTGCTTGATCGATGCTATATCGATCAGGCGGCCA is a genomic window containing:
- a CDS encoding NAD(P)H-dependent oxidoreductase is translated as MKKILIVHAHPEAKSLTCALKDVAVETLQTQGHEVQVSDLYKIGWKACADAGDFTDITNPDRLKYIAESRHAFASGTQSPEIEAEQQKLLWADAVLFTFPLWWFSAPAILKGWFDRVFTYGFAYGVGEHGGERWGDRYGEGVLAGRRAMVIVPIGGRAPHYSDRGVNGSLDDILWPIQHGTLFYPGFEVVPAFPVYQSDRMDDENWGKVRADLKDRLDQLFTMPTIAFRTQNGGHYDAHQRLKPGLGAGAGGTHIHLLQPRDPVETVPRPARTPR